One Streptomyces umbrinus genomic window, CAAGGTCGTCGACGTTGTCGGCCTGTACCACCACCCGCCCGAGAAGGCGGTCGTGCTCTGCGTGGACGAGAAGAGCCAGATCCAGGCGCTGGACCGCTCGCAGCCGGTGCTGCCGATGATGCCGGGCATGCCCGAACGCCGCACCCACGACTATCTGAGGCACGGCATCACCAGCCTGTTCGCCGCCTTCAACATCGCCGACGGCACCGTCATATCAGCACTGCACCGCCGCCACCGGGCGATCGAGTTCAAGAAGTTCCTGGTCACGATAGACAAGGCGGTGCCCGCCGGGCTCGACGTGCACCTCGTCTGCGACAACTACGCCACCCACAACACCGCCGACATCAGGACATGGCTCGGCAGACACCCACGCTTCCACGTCCACTTCACCCCCACCGGCTCCTCGTGGATGAACCAGGTAGAGCGGTGGTTCGGCCTGCTGACCGACAAGCTCATCCGCCGCAGCGTCCACACCTCCGTGAAGGCGCTGGAGGACGACATCACCGCATGGATCGACACCTGGAACCAGAACCCGCGGCCCTTCACCTGGACCAAGACAGCCGACGAGATCCTCAACTCTCTCGCCGACTACCTCACCAAGGTCGGAACCACCGGCCAGAAAACCGAGCAAAACTAACCATCAGGATTTCTGGCGCATCACACTAGCGCCCTACTGGGGAGTTCGTATCATCTTCGCTCGATCGACCCGTAAGAGTTCGTAACGGGATCATGAGCGGGCCTTCTTGAGTCGTCTCCAGCAGATGAGCCCGCAGGCGAGGGAGACGAACGCGTCGTGGAATTCGGTACGGCGTACCCAGCGGACAGCCAGACGCTTGAACCGGGGATTAACATGAATGTCTGCTCGACGACATAGCGGAGCTTCCCCAGGCCTTTGATGTTGAGGGCATCCTTGCGGGAGATGACGGGCAGGATCCGGCGTTTGCGGAGCTCTTCGCGGTTGGGTTTGGAGTCGTAGGCCTTGTCGCCGAGAAGCGAGTCGGGTCGGCGGCACGGTCGGCCGGACCGTCCCACGACAGGTGGGATGCCGTCGACGAGGGCGAGGATCTGCGTGACGTCATTGACGTTGGCGGCGGCGGTGTCGACTTTGAGCGTGGTGAGCCGTCCGTCGCAGATCAGGTGGTGTTGCTGCCTGCCTTCCGACAGTTGACGGCGACGGACCGGTGTCGGTGCCCCCATTTTTCGCGCGGATGTGGGAGCCGTCCACGTAGGCCCGGGACCAGTCGAGTTCGCCGGCTGTGTTGAGTTCGGCGAGCAGGATGTGGTGCAGCTGGTCGAAGACTCCGGCCTGCTGCCAGCGGTCCAGGCGCTGACGTCGTTCCGTCCCAGACGACGTAAGAGGCGCCAGCGCGGACTGCAGACAGATCCTGTGCGACGGGGCCCGGAACGCCATACTTGGCGGCCGTCTCCAGCATGAGCGGGTCGTCGATCGATCTCATGTTCGCGATCGTGCCATGGGCCACTGACAGGTCGCGGATCTCGGAGTACGACGAACTCGGCGACGGTCCTCAGTGGTGGTTCTTGCGGACCACGTTGATGACGGGGGCCCATACATGCGGCGCGGAGCCGTCGAAGTAGGTCGCTTCCGAGCGGAGGACGTGCCGGCCCGGTGCGAGGTCCGTCAGCCATGCCACCCACCCGCAAGCGGTGAAGGTCGCGGGCTGCGCGGGTACGTTCAGGAAGTTGTCCGGCCGCAGTTGAACCGCCTGCTGCGGTGCGCATACGGCGAAGCGTCGCTTCTGGAGATCGATGGCCTTGCCGCCGTCGACAGTGAGCCGCACCGACTCGGTGGTGGCACGGAGGTCGGCCCAGGCGCACCTGCGTTGGGCGGCTTCGCCGACCGCGTAGTACGGAGGCTCCTCGACGTCGTCGCAGACGGTCGTGATTCCGAGGACGAACACCGCTGTTCCTTCCTTCACGGTGCAGTTCTGCGGAGGGCCGTTTCCGATGGCCAGGAGAACCTTTCCGGTGCGTCCGAGCTTCACGCACCGTTCGCCCTTCTCGAACCACGGATTCTCCGCCGCGGGCAGGGTGAACGTCCGGTACCAGCCCTCCCCCATGGCATCGCGTCCGGTCAGTCCGTCCATCTTCTTGCGCGGCTCGACGACGCGGCCTTCACCGCGGTGGTCACCGTGACCCGAAGCGCTGGGTATTGACCCCAGTTGAATCGCGGCGACCAACGTCATGATCAGGAAAATCGACCACCTGGCATGGCGCGGACGTGGCATGGCGCCCTCCCCCGAGCAGAGATGGTGCGGGCCGTTCCCATGCCCGACCACCCTAGGGGCGTACTGGAGGGTATGACCCGTCGGCGGGAGGACGGGACGAGCCGAGGGAGCCGCAGGAGCGACAGGAGGGGCAGAGTGCAAAATTTATACTGAGCAATGATTGCATTGTGCTTCTCGTCCGTACCCCCTGTGGACCGAGCCGTTCACCCAGGAGGCACTAATGCGCGTAACGCAACGCACGGCAGGAACCGTATTCGTGATCGGTGGGCTGGCCGTGACGCTCACCGCGCTGGCCTACCCCGCCCTCGTCGGGGTAGAGAAGACGACGACCGACCAGGCACGGATCATCGCCAACACCCGGTACGGGCCGTTGACGGAGGCGGACCGGGACTTCGTCATCAAGGTTCGGGCGGCGGGGCTGTGGGAGCACCCGTTGGGGCTGATGGCCATGGAGCGGGGGACGACCCCGGAGATGAAGGAGGCCGGGGAGCATCTGGTCGCGGGGCACTCCGGGCTCGACGAGATGTGCCGGAACATCGCTCCCGAGCTGGGCATCACCCTGCCCAACCAGGCCAGCCCGCAACAGCAGCAGTTCGTGGCGACCGTGGACGGAAGTACCGGCAAGCAGTTCGACACGACCGCGGTGAACATCATGCGGGTGACGCACGGGCAGATCTTCCCGACCATCGCCAAGATCCGGGCCAGTACCCAGAACAGCATGATCCGGCAGCTCGCCGACCTGGCCAACGACACCGTCCTCGACCACATCACCGTGCTGGAGAAGACCGACCTCGTCAACTACGACCAGGTCAACTTCCAGCAGACCACCCCGCCGAAGCTCCCCAAGGACGAGATGACGCCGCCCGCACCGCAGCCCGGCTCGCCCGTTCTCGTACTCAACAGGCCCCCGGGGCTGGATGTGAACACGAGTTCCCCGACGCCCGCTCCCAGCCCCAGCGCCGGGTGACCCCGAGCGCCTCCGGAAGGAAGGGCTCAGGCGTCGTGCGTCGCCGGCACGTCCACCCAGCCCAGGGGGTACGGCTCCGCGTCGTCCAGCGCCGGGGCCAGAGGCTCGCCGCCCGCCTCGTTGAACGCCGTCAGCGCGTCGACCAGTGCCTCACGCTGTTTCGGGGTGAGCCGTTCGACGATCGCGGAGATCTCGGCGCGCCGGCGGGCGGTCACGTTGGCGACCGCGTGCCGCCCCTCCTCCGTGAGCTGCAGCAGGGTCTCGCGGCGGTTGGTGGGGTTGGTCCGGCGGTCGGCCAGCCCGGCGGCGATGAGCCGGTCGATCATGCGCATGGCGGTGGAGGGCGCGACCTGGAGCAGATCGGCGAGCGTGACCAGTTTGGTGGCGCCGCGCGTGGCGAGCACCATCAGCATCCGGACCTGCGGCAGCGTCACGCGCTCCTCGACCTCGGCGAGCGAGCGCGCCGAGACCGCGACGAGAAGGCGGGAGGCGGTCAGTACCGCATGGGTCACCGCGTCGACATCGTCCATGGCCCCGGCGGGGGTCTCGTGCTCCGGCATGTGTCCTTTGTATCCCGCCGAGGTGCCCGGCCACTCACCTGATCGGCACAGATTTTCCTTCTCCATGACCTGCGTACGAGCTCCATGACCTGCGTACGAGGTCGACGGC contains:
- a CDS encoding transposase; translation: MGAPTPVRRRQLSEGRQQHHLICDGRLTTLKVDTAAANVNDVTQILALVDGIPPVVGRSGRPCRRPDSLLGDKAYDSKPNREELRKRRILPVISRKDALNIKGLGKLRYVVEQTFMLIPGSSVWLSAGYAVPNSTTRSSPSPAGSSAGDDSRRPAHDPVTNSYGSIERR
- a CDS encoding DUF4142 domain-containing protein — protein: MRVTQRTAGTVFVIGGLAVTLTALAYPALVGVEKTTTDQARIIANTRYGPLTEADRDFVIKVRAAGLWEHPLGLMAMERGTTPEMKEAGEHLVAGHSGLDEMCRNIAPELGITLPNQASPQQQQFVATVDGSTGKQFDTTAVNIMRVTHGQIFPTIAKIRASTQNSMIRQLADLANDTVLDHITVLEKTDLVNYDQVNFQQTTPPKLPKDEMTPPAPQPGSPVLVLNRPPGLDVNTSSPTPAPSPSAG
- a CDS encoding MarR family winged helix-turn-helix transcriptional regulator → MPEHETPAGAMDDVDAVTHAVLTASRLLVAVSARSLAEVEERVTLPQVRMLMVLATRGATKLVTLADLLQVAPSTAMRMIDRLIAAGLADRRTNPTNRRETLLQLTEEGRHAVANVTARRRAEISAIVERLTPKQREALVDALTAFNEAGGEPLAPALDDAEPYPLGWVDVPATHDA